The following proteins come from a genomic window of Pyxidicoccus sp. MSG2:
- a CDS encoding ATP-binding cassette domain-containing protein, which translates to MYELQDVSKRFGSTLALHPLSLRLPTGRTTVLLGPSGCGKSTLVRLLNGLLHPDTGRVLFDGKPLPLEGDALLAVRHRVGYALQGGGLFPHLTGEENVTLMARHLRWAGARTRERLEALVELTRFPADALARYPAQLSGGQRQRVALMRALMLDPDVLLLDEPLGALDPLVRHELQGDLRAIFARLRKTVVLVTHDLAEAGFLGDDILLMRDGRVVQQGGLADLEARPADPFVTRFIQAQRPLPGGGAAA; encoded by the coding sequence GTGTACGAACTGCAGGACGTCTCCAAGCGCTTCGGTTCCACCCTGGCGCTGCACCCACTGAGCCTGCGCCTGCCCACCGGACGCACCACGGTGCTGCTCGGCCCGAGCGGCTGCGGCAAGTCCACGCTGGTGCGGCTGCTCAATGGCCTGCTGCATCCGGACACGGGCCGCGTGCTGTTCGACGGGAAGCCGCTGCCCTTGGAGGGAGATGCTCTGCTGGCCGTGCGTCACCGCGTCGGGTACGCGCTCCAGGGCGGCGGGCTCTTCCCGCACCTGACGGGCGAGGAGAACGTCACCCTCATGGCGCGGCACCTGCGCTGGGCCGGGGCACGCACCCGCGAGCGACTGGAGGCGCTGGTGGAGTTGACGCGCTTCCCGGCGGATGCGCTGGCCCGGTATCCCGCGCAGCTTTCCGGGGGACAGCGGCAGCGCGTGGCACTGATGCGCGCGCTCATGCTGGACCCGGATGTGTTGCTGCTGGATGAACCGCTGGGCGCGTTGGACCCGTTGGTGCGTCACGAGCTGCAAGGCGATTTGCGCGCCATCTTCGCGCGCCTGCGCAAGACGGTGGTGCTGGTGACGCATGACCTGGCGGAGGCGGGCTTCCTCGGAGACGACATCCTCCTCATGCGCGACGGACGCGTGGTGCAGCAGGGCGGACTCGCGGACCTGGAGGCGCGGCCGGCGGACCCGTTCGTCACCCGCTTCATCCAGGCGCAGCGGCCCCTGCCTGGCGGAGGGGCGGCGGCGTGA